The following are encoded together in the Salvia hispanica cultivar TCC Black 2014 chromosome 6, UniMelb_Shisp_WGS_1.0, whole genome shotgun sequence genome:
- the LOC125194419 gene encoding U-box domain-containing protein 52-like isoform X1 has translation MSSHRGNGEKSQETVAVAIDKDKGSQAALKWAVDHLLGKGKNVTLVHVKLKSSFPLGGRMSFSDNESSKELFLPFRCFCTRKDIQVHEVILEDSDVAKALSEYVKNNSIETLVIGSSPKNGFVRRFKTVDITGNVTKMVPDFCTVYVISKGKVASCRTPSIPPQRERSLHNSGSLHDSRNAQLNGGRGSTSSPYSGRPSMEETDSIRSPFTRGKANRSYGELPMGESDISFVGSARPSSDRMMSGFDQDPFVPGRLSSGSDIDGRLSFGSPFSNARTSDATNGFGVYSSNSQESGDFSWSGSQNMDDVEAEMRRLKQELKQTMDMYSTACKEALTAKQKALELHRWKVEEQKKLEEAHQAEEAALAIAEMEKQKCRAAIEKAEAAQRIAELEAQKRINAEMKALKEADEKNKVLDKLSQNDARYRKYSIDEIESATEYFAESRKIGEGGYGPVYKSSLDHTEVAIKVLRPDAAQGRSQFQQEVEVLCCIRHPNMVLLLGACPEYGCLVYEYMANGSLDDRLFRRGNTPVLPWQLRFRIAAEIATGLLFLHQAKPEPLVHRDLKPGNILLDRNFVSKISDVGLARLVPPSVADSVTQYRMTSAAGTFCYIDPEYQQTGMLGLKSDVYSLGVMLLQIVTARSPMGLTHHVEKSIEKGTFAQMLDPEVHDWPVEEAITFAKLALKCTELRRKDRPDLGTVVLPELNRLRMLAEESMPSYH, from the exons ATGTCAAGCCATAGAGGGAATGGAGAGAAGAGCCAAGAGACGGTTGCGGTAGCCATCGACAAAGACAAAGGGAGCCAAGCTGCATTGAAATGGGCTGTCGATCATCTCTTGGGCAAAGGCAAAAATGTCACCCTTGTTCATGTCAAACTCAAGAGCTCTTTCCCAC TGGGAGGTAGAATGAGTTTCTCTGACAACGAGTCATCAAAAGAACTGTTCCTTCCTTTCCGCTGCTTCTGCACACGCAAGGAC ATTCAAGTGCATGAAGTGATACTAGAAGACTCGGACGTAGCAAAGGCCCTGAGCGAGTACGTCAAGAACAACTCCATCGAGACACTGGTGATCGGTTCCTCACCCAAGAATGGCTTTGTCAG AAGATTCAAGACGGTTGATATTACAGGCAACGTGACGAAAATGGTGCCAGACTTCTGTACCGTCTACGTCATCTCCAAAGGGAAGGTCGCGTCATGCAGAACTCCCTCAATTCCCCCTCAAAGAGAGCGTTCACTTCATAACTCGGGTAGCCTGCATGATTCACGCAACGCACAGCTCAATGGAGGACGGG GTAGTACGTCATCACCATATTCAGGTAGGCCATCAATGGAGGAAACAGATTCAATCAG GTCACCTTTCACCAGAGGCAAAGCTAATCGGTCGTATGGAGAGCTTCCTATGGGAGAGAGCGACATATCATTTGTGGGCTCAGCTAGGCCAAGCAGCGATCGCATGATGTCAGGATTCGATCAGGATCCCTTCGTTCCAGGCCGTCTCTCCAGCGGCTCTGACATAGATGGCCGGTTGAGTTTTGGATCTCCATTCTCCAATGCTAGAACATCTGATGCAACCAACGGTTTTGGAGTCTACTCATCCAACTCCCAGGAAAGTGGAGACTTTTCGTGGTCCGGTTCCCAAAACATG GATGATGTGGaagcagagatgagaaggcTCAAGCAGGAGCTCAAACAGACAATGGACATGTATAGCACAGCTTGCAAGGAAGCACTCACCGCCAAACAGAAA GCATTGGAGCTTCATCGCTGGAAAGTAGAAGAACAAAAGAAACTCGAGGAGGCACACCAAGCTGAGGAAGCGGCATTAGCAATTGCAGAGATGGAGAAACAAAAATGCAGGGCTGCTATTGAGAAAGCAGAAGCAGCTCAGAGAATAGCTGAACTCGAAGCACAAAAAAGAATCAATGCTGAAATGAAGGCACTGAAAGAAGCAGATGAGAAGAATAAAGTGCTGGATAAGTTGTCACAAAACGATGCTAGATACCGCAAGTACAGCATTGACGAGATCGAATCAGCCACAGAGTACTTTGCAGAATCTCGTAAAATTGGGGAAGGTGGATATGGGCCAGTTTACAAGAGCAGCCTAGATCATACAGAAGTTGCAATAAAGGTTCTTCGCCCGGATGCAGCCCAGGGAAGATCACAGTTTCAGCAGGAG GTTGAAGTTCTTTGTTGCATTCGACATCCTAACATGGTTCTCCTCCTAGGAGCATGTCCAGAGTACGGGTGCCTTGTCTATGAGTACATGGCTAATGGAAGCTTAGATGATCGCCTATTTAGGCGAGGAAACACTCCAGTGCTCCCTTGGCAACTCAGATTCCGTATAGCTGCAGAAATAGCCACTGGACTCCTTTTCCTCCATCAGGCAAAGCCAGAACCACTTGTACACAGAGATCTAAAACCAGGCAACATTTTGCTTGACCGCAACTTTGTGAGCAAGATAAGTGATGTTGGATTGGCCAGGCTTGTTCCCCCTTCAGTAGCTGATTCAGTTACACAATATCGAATGACATCAGCTGCTGGAACATTCTGCTACATAGACCCCGAATATCAACAGACCGGAATGCTTGGCCTAAAATCTGATGTATACTCACTTGGGGTTATGCTGCTCCAAATTGTAACAGCCAGATCCCCAATGGGATTAACTCATCATGTTGAGAAGTCCATTGAGAAGGGAACCTTCGCTCAGATGCTTGATCCAGAAGTTCATGACTGGCCTGTCGAAGAGGCCATAACTTTTGCCAAGCTAGCACTTAAGTGCACGGAATTGAGAAGAAAAGACAGACCTGATCTTGGAACTGTGGTGCTACCCGAACTGAACAGATTAAGAATGCTTGCTGAAGAATCCATGCCCAGCTATCACTAA
- the LOC125194419 gene encoding U-box domain-containing protein 52-like isoform X3 → MALSGNVTKMVPDFCTVYVISKGKVASCRTPSIPPQRERSLHNSGSLHDSRNAQLNGGRGSTSSPYSGRPSMEETDSIRSPFTRGKANRSYGELPMGESDISFVGSARPSSDRMMSGFDQDPFVPGRLSSGSDIDGRLSFGSPFSNARTSDATNGFGVYSSNSQESGDFSWSGSQNMDDVEAEMRRLKQELKQTMDMYSTACKEALTAKQKALELHRWKVEEQKKLEEAHQAEEAALAIAEMEKQKCRAAIEKAEAAQRIAELEAQKRINAEMKALKEADEKNKVLDKLSQNDARYRKYSIDEIESATEYFAESRKIGEGGYGPVYKSSLDHTEVAIKVLRPDAAQGRSQFQQEVEVLCCIRHPNMVLLLGACPEYGCLVYEYMANGSLDDRLFRRGNTPVLPWQLRFRIAAEIATGLLFLHQAKPEPLVHRDLKPGNILLDRNFVSKISDVGLARLVPPSVADSVTQYRMTSAAGTFCYIDPEYQQTGMLGLKSDVYSLGVMLLQIVTARSPMGLTHHVEKSIEKGTFAQMLDPEVHDWPVEEAITFAKLALKCTELRRKDRPDLGTVVLPELNRLRMLAEESMPSYH, encoded by the exons ATGGCTTTGTCAG GCAACGTGACGAAAATGGTGCCAGACTTCTGTACCGTCTACGTCATCTCCAAAGGGAAGGTCGCGTCATGCAGAACTCCCTCAATTCCCCCTCAAAGAGAGCGTTCACTTCATAACTCGGGTAGCCTGCATGATTCACGCAACGCACAGCTCAATGGAGGACGGG GTAGTACGTCATCACCATATTCAGGTAGGCCATCAATGGAGGAAACAGATTCAATCAG GTCACCTTTCACCAGAGGCAAAGCTAATCGGTCGTATGGAGAGCTTCCTATGGGAGAGAGCGACATATCATTTGTGGGCTCAGCTAGGCCAAGCAGCGATCGCATGATGTCAGGATTCGATCAGGATCCCTTCGTTCCAGGCCGTCTCTCCAGCGGCTCTGACATAGATGGCCGGTTGAGTTTTGGATCTCCATTCTCCAATGCTAGAACATCTGATGCAACCAACGGTTTTGGAGTCTACTCATCCAACTCCCAGGAAAGTGGAGACTTTTCGTGGTCCGGTTCCCAAAACATG GATGATGTGGaagcagagatgagaaggcTCAAGCAGGAGCTCAAACAGACAATGGACATGTATAGCACAGCTTGCAAGGAAGCACTCACCGCCAAACAGAAA GCATTGGAGCTTCATCGCTGGAAAGTAGAAGAACAAAAGAAACTCGAGGAGGCACACCAAGCTGAGGAAGCGGCATTAGCAATTGCAGAGATGGAGAAACAAAAATGCAGGGCTGCTATTGAGAAAGCAGAAGCAGCTCAGAGAATAGCTGAACTCGAAGCACAAAAAAGAATCAATGCTGAAATGAAGGCACTGAAAGAAGCAGATGAGAAGAATAAAGTGCTGGATAAGTTGTCACAAAACGATGCTAGATACCGCAAGTACAGCATTGACGAGATCGAATCAGCCACAGAGTACTTTGCAGAATCTCGTAAAATTGGGGAAGGTGGATATGGGCCAGTTTACAAGAGCAGCCTAGATCATACAGAAGTTGCAATAAAGGTTCTTCGCCCGGATGCAGCCCAGGGAAGATCACAGTTTCAGCAGGAG GTTGAAGTTCTTTGTTGCATTCGACATCCTAACATGGTTCTCCTCCTAGGAGCATGTCCAGAGTACGGGTGCCTTGTCTATGAGTACATGGCTAATGGAAGCTTAGATGATCGCCTATTTAGGCGAGGAAACACTCCAGTGCTCCCTTGGCAACTCAGATTCCGTATAGCTGCAGAAATAGCCACTGGACTCCTTTTCCTCCATCAGGCAAAGCCAGAACCACTTGTACACAGAGATCTAAAACCAGGCAACATTTTGCTTGACCGCAACTTTGTGAGCAAGATAAGTGATGTTGGATTGGCCAGGCTTGTTCCCCCTTCAGTAGCTGATTCAGTTACACAATATCGAATGACATCAGCTGCTGGAACATTCTGCTACATAGACCCCGAATATCAACAGACCGGAATGCTTGGCCTAAAATCTGATGTATACTCACTTGGGGTTATGCTGCTCCAAATTGTAACAGCCAGATCCCCAATGGGATTAACTCATCATGTTGAGAAGTCCATTGAGAAGGGAACCTTCGCTCAGATGCTTGATCCAGAAGTTCATGACTGGCCTGTCGAAGAGGCCATAACTTTTGCCAAGCTAGCACTTAAGTGCACGGAATTGAGAAGAAAAGACAGACCTGATCTTGGAACTGTGGTGCTACCCGAACTGAACAGATTAAGAATGCTTGCTGAAGAATCCATGCCCAGCTATCACTAA
- the LOC125194419 gene encoding U-box domain-containing protein 52-like isoform X2 has translation MSSHRGNGEKSQETVAVAIDKDKGSQAALKWAVDHLLGKGKNVTLVHVKLKSSFPLGGRMSFSDNESSKELFLPFRCFCTRKDIQVHEVILEDSDVAKALSEYVKNNSIETLVIGSSPKNGFVRFKTVDITGNVTKMVPDFCTVYVISKGKVASCRTPSIPPQRERSLHNSGSLHDSRNAQLNGGRGSTSSPYSGRPSMEETDSIRSPFTRGKANRSYGELPMGESDISFVGSARPSSDRMMSGFDQDPFVPGRLSSGSDIDGRLSFGSPFSNARTSDATNGFGVYSSNSQESGDFSWSGSQNMDDVEAEMRRLKQELKQTMDMYSTACKEALTAKQKALELHRWKVEEQKKLEEAHQAEEAALAIAEMEKQKCRAAIEKAEAAQRIAELEAQKRINAEMKALKEADEKNKVLDKLSQNDARYRKYSIDEIESATEYFAESRKIGEGGYGPVYKSSLDHTEVAIKVLRPDAAQGRSQFQQEVEVLCCIRHPNMVLLLGACPEYGCLVYEYMANGSLDDRLFRRGNTPVLPWQLRFRIAAEIATGLLFLHQAKPEPLVHRDLKPGNILLDRNFVSKISDVGLARLVPPSVADSVTQYRMTSAAGTFCYIDPEYQQTGMLGLKSDVYSLGVMLLQIVTARSPMGLTHHVEKSIEKGTFAQMLDPEVHDWPVEEAITFAKLALKCTELRRKDRPDLGTVVLPELNRLRMLAEESMPSYH, from the exons ATGTCAAGCCATAGAGGGAATGGAGAGAAGAGCCAAGAGACGGTTGCGGTAGCCATCGACAAAGACAAAGGGAGCCAAGCTGCATTGAAATGGGCTGTCGATCATCTCTTGGGCAAAGGCAAAAATGTCACCCTTGTTCATGTCAAACTCAAGAGCTCTTTCCCAC TGGGAGGTAGAATGAGTTTCTCTGACAACGAGTCATCAAAAGAACTGTTCCTTCCTTTCCGCTGCTTCTGCACACGCAAGGAC ATTCAAGTGCATGAAGTGATACTAGAAGACTCGGACGTAGCAAAGGCCCTGAGCGAGTACGTCAAGAACAACTCCATCGAGACACTGGTGATCGGTTCCTCACCCAAGAATGGCTTTGTCAG ATTCAAGACGGTTGATATTACAGGCAACGTGACGAAAATGGTGCCAGACTTCTGTACCGTCTACGTCATCTCCAAAGGGAAGGTCGCGTCATGCAGAACTCCCTCAATTCCCCCTCAAAGAGAGCGTTCACTTCATAACTCGGGTAGCCTGCATGATTCACGCAACGCACAGCTCAATGGAGGACGGG GTAGTACGTCATCACCATATTCAGGTAGGCCATCAATGGAGGAAACAGATTCAATCAG GTCACCTTTCACCAGAGGCAAAGCTAATCGGTCGTATGGAGAGCTTCCTATGGGAGAGAGCGACATATCATTTGTGGGCTCAGCTAGGCCAAGCAGCGATCGCATGATGTCAGGATTCGATCAGGATCCCTTCGTTCCAGGCCGTCTCTCCAGCGGCTCTGACATAGATGGCCGGTTGAGTTTTGGATCTCCATTCTCCAATGCTAGAACATCTGATGCAACCAACGGTTTTGGAGTCTACTCATCCAACTCCCAGGAAAGTGGAGACTTTTCGTGGTCCGGTTCCCAAAACATG GATGATGTGGaagcagagatgagaaggcTCAAGCAGGAGCTCAAACAGACAATGGACATGTATAGCACAGCTTGCAAGGAAGCACTCACCGCCAAACAGAAA GCATTGGAGCTTCATCGCTGGAAAGTAGAAGAACAAAAGAAACTCGAGGAGGCACACCAAGCTGAGGAAGCGGCATTAGCAATTGCAGAGATGGAGAAACAAAAATGCAGGGCTGCTATTGAGAAAGCAGAAGCAGCTCAGAGAATAGCTGAACTCGAAGCACAAAAAAGAATCAATGCTGAAATGAAGGCACTGAAAGAAGCAGATGAGAAGAATAAAGTGCTGGATAAGTTGTCACAAAACGATGCTAGATACCGCAAGTACAGCATTGACGAGATCGAATCAGCCACAGAGTACTTTGCAGAATCTCGTAAAATTGGGGAAGGTGGATATGGGCCAGTTTACAAGAGCAGCCTAGATCATACAGAAGTTGCAATAAAGGTTCTTCGCCCGGATGCAGCCCAGGGAAGATCACAGTTTCAGCAGGAG GTTGAAGTTCTTTGTTGCATTCGACATCCTAACATGGTTCTCCTCCTAGGAGCATGTCCAGAGTACGGGTGCCTTGTCTATGAGTACATGGCTAATGGAAGCTTAGATGATCGCCTATTTAGGCGAGGAAACACTCCAGTGCTCCCTTGGCAACTCAGATTCCGTATAGCTGCAGAAATAGCCACTGGACTCCTTTTCCTCCATCAGGCAAAGCCAGAACCACTTGTACACAGAGATCTAAAACCAGGCAACATTTTGCTTGACCGCAACTTTGTGAGCAAGATAAGTGATGTTGGATTGGCCAGGCTTGTTCCCCCTTCAGTAGCTGATTCAGTTACACAATATCGAATGACATCAGCTGCTGGAACATTCTGCTACATAGACCCCGAATATCAACAGACCGGAATGCTTGGCCTAAAATCTGATGTATACTCACTTGGGGTTATGCTGCTCCAAATTGTAACAGCCAGATCCCCAATGGGATTAACTCATCATGTTGAGAAGTCCATTGAGAAGGGAACCTTCGCTCAGATGCTTGATCCAGAAGTTCATGACTGGCCTGTCGAAGAGGCCATAACTTTTGCCAAGCTAGCACTTAAGTGCACGGAATTGAGAAGAAAAGACAGACCTGATCTTGGAACTGTGGTGCTACCCGAACTGAACAGATTAAGAATGCTTGCTGAAGAATCCATGCCCAGCTATCACTAA
- the LOC125194420 gene encoding pentatricopeptide repeat-containing protein At3g42630-like has product MVFAPTTFNTVKRYRFRRLCSKDWDSVQSFRSKGNCEDYADRRGAHGSDSLAHGLSGERLPLVPKEKFLENTPDVLLPENTTLSTLVLHYARNGLFSKALEIWDELMNSACVPDAEVVSKLIILYGSIQDFSMVNRILLQMQLKDVNLLQEIFSLAISYFGRTGRLECMEILIKEMVSMGYSVDSVTGNAYILYYCAFCSLPDVEVAYSRLKRSRILIEEEGIRAIAFAYIKENKFYELGRFIHDVGLGRRNVGNLLWNLLLLSYAANFKMKSLQREFVRMVETGFTPDLTTFNIRTLAFSKMSLLWDLHLSLDHMRHEGVVPDLVTYGCVVDAYLDKRLGRNLNFALRKLNSSDLVSVQTDPLVFEVMGKGDFHLSSDAVMEYTKKKHWTYKMLISIYLKKKFRSNQIFWNY; this is encoded by the coding sequence ATGCTGATAGACGTGGTGCTCATGGTTCTGATTCACTTGCACATGGCTTAAGTGGAGAAAGATTGCCTCTGGTTCCCAAAGAAAAATTTCTTGAGAATACACCAGATGTGCTGTTGCCCGAAAATACTACTTTATCAACTCTGGTGCTGCATTATGCTCGCAATGGGTTGTTCTCTAAAGCATTGGAAATTTGGGATGAATTGATGAACAGTGCATGTGTTCCTGATGCTGAAGTAgtttctaaattaatcattcTGTATGGCAGCATTCAAGATTTTAGCATGGTTAACAGAATTCTGCTCCAAATGCAACTGAAAGATGTTAATCTACTTCAGGAAATTTTTAGTTTGgctatttcttattttggaaGGACCGGGAGGCTGGAATGCatggaaattttaattaaggaGATGGTCTCAATGGGTTATTCTGTGGATTCAGTGACTGGGAatgcatatatattgtattattGTGCATTTTGTTCGCTGCCTGATGTTGAAGTTGCTTATAGTCGTCTGAAGAGATCAAGGATTCTGATTGAGGAAGAAGGTATTAGGGCCATTGCATTTGCAtatataaaggaaaataagtTCTATGAGTTAGGTCGTTTCATACATGATGTAGGTCTTGGTAGAAGAAATGTTGGGAATCTTCTTTGGAACCTTCTCCTACTATCTTATGCTGCTAACTTCAAAATGAAAAGCTTGCAGAGAGAATTTGTGAGAATGGTGGAAACAGGGTTCACTCCCGATCTCACTACATTTAATATCAGGACACTTGCATTCTCTAAAATGTCTTTGCTATGGGATCTGCATTTGAGCCTTGACCATATGAGACATGAAGGAGTGGTTCCTGATCTTGTGACATATGGATGTGTTGTTGATGCCTACCTGGATAAGAGGCTTGGaaggaatttaaattttgcCTTGAGAAAGCTCAACTCCAGTGATTTGGTGTCAGTGCAGACAGATCCACTAGTGTTTGAGGTTATGGGAAAAGGAGACTTTCACTTGAGCTCAGATGCAGTTATGGAGTACACAAAGAAAAAGCATTGGACATACAAAATGCTCATCTCAATCTACCTTAAGAAAAAATTCCGGAGTAATCAAATCTTTTGGAATTACTGA